A genomic segment from Lutibacter sp. A80 encodes:
- the cas2 gene encoding CRISPR-associated endonuclease Cas2, whose translation MEHFSRLNQYRVMWVLVFFDLPTETKKERRAAAKFRKQLLDDGFTMFQFSIYMRHCPSKENAEVHTKRVKTHLPKLGKVGILQITDKQFGMMELFLAQKVTEIEQPIQQLELF comes from the coding sequence ATGGAACACTTTTCAAGATTAAATCAATACCGTGTTATGTGGGTACTCGTTTTTTTTGATTTGCCTACCGAAACAAAAAAGGAACGGAGAGCGGCGGCTAAATTTAGAAAACAATTGTTAGATGATGGGTTTACTATGTTTCAGTTTTCAATATATATGCGTCACTGCCCTAGCAAAGAAAATGCAGAAGTACATACTAAACGAGTAAAAACACACTTACCAAAATTAGGCAAAGTGGGAATTTTACAAATTACAGATAAGCAATTTGGTATGATGGAATTATTTTTAGCTCAAAAAGTTACTGAAATTGAGCAACCAATACAACAGTTAGAGTTATTTTAG
- a CDS encoding DUF420 domain-containing protein, which translates to MSTEIKKYNKWIVILSIAIPVVVAILFGVKIDAELPIFLPPIYASINAFTALLLIVAVWAVKNKKIKLHEKLMKTAIACSVLFLAMYVAYHMTSESTKFEGEGAIKTVYFIILFSHILLSIAVIPFVLITYVRAITNNIELHKKIARITFPLWLYVAITGVIVYIMIAPYY; encoded by the coding sequence ATGAGTACAGAAATTAAAAAATATAATAAATGGATTGTAATTTTATCTATTGCAATTCCTGTAGTTGTAGCAATTTTATTTGGTGTTAAAATAGATGCCGAATTACCAATATTTTTACCGCCAATTTACGCTAGTATAAACGCATTTACAGCTTTACTTTTAATTGTAGCAGTATGGGCAGTAAAAAATAAAAAAATAAAACTACATGAAAAATTAATGAAAACTGCTATTGCTTGCTCTGTGCTTTTTTTAGCAATGTACGTGGCCTATCATATGACTTCAGAATCTACTAAATTTGAAGGCGAAGGAGCTATAAAAACAGTTTATTTTATTATTTTATTTTCACATATATTACTTTCTATTGCTGTAATACCTTTTGTTCTTATTACTTATGTTAGAGCAATTACTAACAATATAGAACTTCATAAAAAAATAGCACGTATTACGTTTCCTTTATGGCTGTATGTTGCAATTACCGGAGTTATAGTGTATATTATGATAGCTCCATATTATTAA
- a CDS encoding cytochrome C oxidase subunit IV family protein, giving the protein MTAHSQEHTSHTKLIWKVFGILSFVTIIEVVLGIIKPDSLHLTTFLGTSPLNIIFLVLTIVKAYYITWYFMHMVEEKKSLRRSVVWTSVFLILYLATLLLIEGSYLNDVLAPLVKWNY; this is encoded by the coding sequence ATGACAGCACATTCTCAAGAACATACATCGCACACAAAATTAATTTGGAAAGTATTTGGTATCCTTTCATTTGTAACAATTATTGAAGTTGTTTTAGGTATTATTAAACCAGATTCGCTTCACTTAACAACTTTCTTAGGAACAAGTCCTTTAAACATTATTTTTCTTGTACTAACAATAGTAAAAGCATACTATATTACTTGGTATTTTATGCATATGGTAGAAGAAAAAAAGAGTTTAAGACGCTCTGTTGTTTGGACTTCAGTTTTTCTAATATTATATTTAGCTACTTTATTATTAATTGAAGGAAGCTACCTAAACGATGTTTTAGCTCCACTAGTAAAATGGAATTACTAA
- a CDS encoding SCO family protein codes for MKKYSYVGIAFIILIFGIYAVPKIVNRFKTPELVTIGKVPDFKFTNQDGEQISNAFYKDKVYVIEFFFTTCPTICPKMNANMVKLQNEYYGNSDFGIASFSINPEYDTPEILKEYAKLHGATLKNWNFLTGDKETIYNLANKGIALYAGENSEAEGGFEHSGMFALIDKQGNIRSRMDKFGNPIAFYDGLEAKSIQMIKEDIAILLKE; via the coding sequence ATGAAAAAATATTCATACGTAGGCATTGCTTTTATTATATTAATATTTGGTATTTATGCTGTTCCAAAAATTGTTAACAGATTTAAAACACCTGAACTCGTAACAATTGGAAAAGTTCCAGATTTTAAATTTACAAATCAAGATGGAGAACAAATTTCAAACGCATTTTACAAAGACAAAGTGTATGTTATAGAATTCTTCTTTACCACCTGCCCTACTATTTGTCCAAAAATGAATGCCAATATGGTAAAACTCCAAAATGAATATTATGGAAATTCAGATTTTGGAATTGCTTCTTTTAGCATCAATCCAGAATATGATACTCCTGAAATTTTAAAAGAATACGCAAAATTACACGGAGCTACTTTAAAAAATTGGAACTTTTTAACAGGCGATAAAGAAACTATTTACAATCTTGCAAATAAAGGAATTGCCTTATATGCAGGTGAAAATAGTGAAGCCGAAGGTGGTTTTGAACATTCTGGAATGTTCGCTTTAATTGACAAACAAGGAAATATAAGATCTAGAATGGATAAATTTGGAAACCCAATTGCTTTTTACGATGGTTTAGAAGCTAAGAGTATTCAAATGATAAAAGAAGATATTGCAATTTTATTAAAAGAATAA
- the cas9 gene encoding type II CRISPR RNA-guided endonuclease Cas9 (Cas9, originally named Csn1, is the large, multifunctional signature protein of type II CRISPR/Cas systems. It is well known even to general audiences because its RNA-guided endonuclease activity has made it a popular tool for custom editing of eukaryotic genomes.), with protein sequence MKKILGLDLGTASIGWALVKEAEVLTEKSEIIKLGVRVNPLTTDELTDFEKGRPLSVNADRTLKRGARRNLQRFKLRRKNLIEILCKYDLISKDTPLTEIGKETTHQTLALRAKAAKEKIDLDEFARVLLTINKKRGYKSSRKAVSEDEGVAVDGMAVAKELYENNLTPGEYVFALLKKDKKFIPDFYRSDLQEEFNKIWETQKQHYPSILSDELFLELQGKNKGATWKICEIPFNIVGIKLDGTAKEQKLKKYQLRAESLQSKISLEHLAIVLQEINNELNKSSGYLGAISDRSKELYFNKLTVGEYLYKQIKENPHTSLKNQVFYRQDYLDEFEQIWEVQARYHSILTADLKEEIRDIIIFYQRKLKSQKGLLSFCQFESKEQEYIDALTGKTKKRTIGPKVISKSSPLFQEFKIWQNLNNLEFKPKKNLENNKEKFVLDEETNQLLFEELNIRGDLKANEVLKFLGKKPSEWKCNFEKIEGNRTNQALYNVYQQICEIEGYGFDWNKKTAIEIKDELKVVFPQIGIKSTILDFDTTVEGIDFDKQDSYQLWHLLYAAEDDGKISEADKIVYGNLNVNLKKKLHLKYGFKPEYAKLLSSISLQQDYSSLSTKAIRKILPYLQNGNEFSEACKLAGYNHSNSLTKDELAKRTLKDTLELLPKNSLRNPVVEKILNQMVNLINQVIERYGKPDEVRIELARELKKSAKERAEMTSFISKATTANIDIKKTITKEYGIPNPTKNDVIRYKLWQELAPLGYKTIFTGKEISPQQLFSKEIDIEHIIPKALLFDDSFSNKTLAFKKINLQKRDRTALDFIEEDFNDQVDNFKSRVETLFNKGKGLISNGKYKKMLMSKENLPDGFIERDLRNSQYIAKKARTMLLDVFPNVVATTGGITNKLREDWGLINIMKELNLPKYKALGLTDIEIRKNNKEVEVIKDWTKRNDHRHHAMDALTVAFTSHNHIQYINNLSARKNKKNEKHTSILGIERLITFKENGGKRKFKAPIENFREEAKKHIESILISFKTKNKVVTRNVNKIKQGKNSVLEKIQLTPRGQLHKETVYGKLNEPIVKLEKVNAKFTPKKINEITKPIYREALLNRLSKFGNNPKKAFTGKNSLTKNPIYLNAAKTKLVPEVVKTKSFNTNYTIRKEVNPDNFKNVKSLQKIIDVGVRRILEKRLKEFDNKPKEAFSNLEKNPIWLNKNKTIAIKRVAISGVKNAEPLHAKKDHLGNKILIKNKEQAIDFVSTGNNHHVAIYKDEKGKLQEKVVSFYEAVARVNEDLPIIDKHYNEALGWQFLFTMKQNELFVFPSDDFNPYDKDLLDIKNASLISKYLFRVQKIATKDYFFRHHLETTVQDVKELKEIVYKRTGLSGIEGVIKVRTNHLGEIVQVGEYD encoded by the coding sequence ATGAAAAAAATATTAGGATTAGACCTTGGAACAGCGTCTATTGGATGGGCTTTGGTAAAAGAAGCTGAAGTATTAACTGAGAAATCTGAAATTATTAAATTAGGTGTACGAGTTAATCCGTTAACAACAGATGAACTAACAGATTTTGAAAAAGGTAGACCTCTTTCTGTAAATGCAGATAGAACATTAAAACGCGGAGCTAGAAGAAATTTACAACGATTTAAATTACGTAGAAAGAATTTAATTGAAATACTTTGTAAATATGATTTAATTTCAAAAGATACACCATTAACTGAAATTGGTAAAGAAACTACACATCAAACATTAGCGTTAAGAGCAAAAGCAGCTAAAGAAAAAATTGATTTAGATGAATTTGCCCGTGTATTATTAACGATAAACAAAAAGAGAGGATATAAAAGTAGTAGAAAAGCTGTAAGCGAAGATGAAGGTGTTGCAGTAGATGGAATGGCTGTTGCAAAAGAGTTGTATGAGAATAATTTAACACCTGGTGAATATGTTTTTGCTTTATTAAAAAAAGATAAAAAATTTATTCCAGATTTTTATCGCTCAGACTTACAAGAAGAGTTTAATAAAATTTGGGAAACACAAAAACAGCATTATCCATCTATTTTAAGCGATGAACTATTTCTAGAATTACAAGGTAAAAACAAAGGTGCTACTTGGAAAATTTGTGAAATACCTTTTAATATTGTTGGAATAAAATTAGATGGTACTGCTAAAGAACAAAAACTAAAAAAGTATCAATTACGAGCAGAATCACTTCAAAGTAAAATAAGTTTAGAACATTTAGCTATTGTTTTACAAGAAATTAACAATGAACTAAATAAATCTAGTGGTTATTTAGGGGCTATTAGTGATAGAAGTAAAGAATTATATTTCAATAAGCTAACTGTTGGTGAGTATCTGTACAAACAAATTAAAGAAAATCCACATACATCACTTAAAAATCAAGTCTTTTATAGACAAGATTATTTAGATGAATTTGAACAAATTTGGGAAGTACAAGCAAGATATCATTCAATTTTAACAGCAGATCTTAAAGAAGAAATAAGAGATATAATTATTTTTTATCAGCGTAAATTAAAGTCTCAAAAAGGCTTGCTAAGTTTTTGTCAGTTTGAAAGTAAAGAGCAAGAATACATAGATGCTCTTACTGGGAAAACAAAAAAGAGAACTATTGGACCAAAAGTAATTTCTAAATCTTCACCTTTATTTCAAGAGTTTAAAATTTGGCAAAACCTAAATAACTTAGAGTTTAAACCCAAAAAAAACTTAGAGAACAATAAAGAAAAATTTGTATTAGATGAAGAAACAAATCAATTACTTTTTGAAGAATTAAATATAAGAGGAGATTTAAAAGCTAATGAAGTTTTAAAATTTTTAGGCAAAAAACCGTCTGAGTGGAAATGTAATTTTGAGAAAATTGAAGGGAATAGAACCAACCAAGCATTGTACAATGTTTATCAACAAATATGCGAAATTGAAGGTTATGGGTTTGATTGGAATAAAAAAACAGCGATTGAAATAAAAGATGAGCTTAAAGTTGTATTTCCTCAAATAGGAATAAAATCAACTATTTTAGATTTTGACACTACTGTAGAAGGAATTGATTTTGATAAGCAAGACAGTTATCAACTTTGGCATTTATTATATGCTGCAGAGGATGATGGAAAAATTAGTGAAGCCGATAAAATTGTTTATGGCAACTTAAATGTAAACCTTAAAAAGAAATTACACTTAAAATATGGATTTAAGCCTGAGTATGCAAAACTATTGTCTTCAATAAGTTTACAACAAGATTATAGTAGTTTATCTACAAAAGCAATAAGAAAAATATTACCATATTTACAAAATGGAAACGAATTTTCTGAAGCTTGTAAATTAGCCGGTTATAATCATTCTAACTCTTTAACAAAAGATGAATTAGCGAAACGTACTTTGAAGGATACTTTAGAATTACTTCCTAAAAATAGCTTAAGAAATCCTGTAGTTGAAAAGATTTTAAATCAAATGGTTAACCTAATCAATCAAGTAATTGAAAGGTATGGAAAGCCCGATGAAGTACGTATAGAGTTAGCTCGTGAATTAAAAAAATCTGCCAAAGAACGTGCAGAAATGACTAGCTTTATTTCAAAAGCTACTACTGCCAATATTGATATTAAAAAAACAATTACAAAAGAATACGGTATACCTAACCCAACTAAAAATGATGTTATTCGCTATAAGTTATGGCAAGAGTTAGCTCCTTTAGGTTATAAAACAATATTTACTGGTAAAGAAATTTCGCCTCAACAATTATTCTCAAAAGAAATTGATATTGAACATATTATACCAAAAGCATTACTATTTGATGATTCCTTTTCAAATAAAACATTGGCTTTTAAAAAAATTAACTTACAAAAAAGAGATAGAACTGCTCTAGATTTTATTGAAGAAGATTTTAATGATCAAGTTGACAATTTTAAAAGTAGGGTAGAAACACTTTTTAATAAAGGAAAAGGCTTAATTAGTAACGGAAAGTATAAAAAAATGCTAATGAGCAAAGAGAATTTACCCGATGGTTTTATTGAACGCGATTTGCGTAACTCCCAATATATTGCAAAAAAAGCAAGAACAATGTTGTTAGATGTATTTCCAAATGTTGTCGCAACTACTGGAGGTATTACAAATAAATTGCGTGAAGATTGGGGATTAATTAATATAATGAAAGAACTTAACTTACCTAAGTATAAAGCATTGGGTTTAACTGATATTGAAATAAGAAAAAACAATAAAGAAGTTGAAGTAATAAAAGATTGGACAAAACGAAATGACCATAGACATCATGCAATGGATGCTTTAACCGTTGCTTTTACATCTCATAATCATATACAATATATTAATAATTTAAGTGCTAGAAAAAATAAAAAAAATGAAAAGCATACATCAATATTGGGAATTGAACGTTTAATAACGTTTAAAGAAAATGGAGGAAAACGAAAATTTAAAGCTCCAATTGAAAATTTCCGTGAAGAGGCTAAAAAGCATATTGAATCCATTTTAATTTCTTTTAAAACTAAAAATAAAGTTGTTACAAGAAATGTAAATAAAATAAAACAAGGTAAAAATAGTGTTTTAGAAAAAATACAATTGACTCCTAGAGGTCAATTACATAAAGAAACAGTTTATGGTAAATTAAACGAGCCTATTGTTAAACTTGAAAAAGTGAATGCTAAGTTTACACCTAAAAAAATAAATGAAATTACTAAACCAATATATAGAGAAGCATTACTAAATAGATTATCTAAATTTGGAAACAATCCTAAAAAAGCTTTTACAGGTAAAAATAGTTTAACTAAAAATCCAATTTATTTAAATGCTGCTAAAACTAAATTAGTACCAGAAGTAGTAAAAACTAAAAGTTTTAACACCAATTATACTATTAGAAAAGAAGTAAATCCAGATAACTTTAAAAATGTTAAAAGTTTACAAAAAATAATTGATGTTGGTGTACGTAGAATTTTAGAAAAAAGATTAAAGGAATTTGATAACAAGCCTAAAGAAGCTTTTTCAAATTTAGAAAAGAATCCAATTTGGTTAAATAAAAATAAAACTATTGCAATTAAAAGAGTTGCTATAAGTGGTGTAAAAAATGCAGAGCCTTTGCATGCTAAAAAAGACCATTTAGGTAATAAAATTTTAATTAAAAATAAAGAGCAAGCTATTGATTTTGTAAGTACAGGTAACAACCATCATGTTGCAATTTATAAAGATGAAAAAGGAAAATTACAAGAAAAAGTAGTTTCTTTTTATGAAGCCGTAGCAAGAGTAAATGAGGATTTACCTATAATAGATAAGCATTATAATGAAGCATTGGGTTGGCAATTTTTATTTACAATGAAACAAAATGAGTTGTTTGTATTTCCATCGGATGATTTTAATCCGTATGATAAAGATTTGTTAGATATAAAGAACGCTAGTTTAATTAGCAAATACTTGTTTAGAGTTCAAAAAATTGCAACAAAAGATTATTTTTTTAGACATCATTTAGAAACAACGGTACAAGATGTGAAAGAATTAAAAGAAATAGTATATAAACGAACTGGTTTGTCAGGGATTGAGGGTGTTATTAAAGTTAGAACAAATCATTTAGGAGAAATAGTTCAGGTAGGTGAATATGATTGA
- the cas1 gene encoding type II CRISPR-associated endonuclease Cas1 produces MIKRTLFFSNPTYLSTKNKQLIIQYPEEDKEMKTVPIEDIGMLVLENQQITITNGLLAKLVQHKAAIVSCDAFHLPISLLQPLVGHSEQAERFRNQLNASIPLKKNLWQQTINAKITNQAAHLDLIHIPSRKMYKWASEVKSGDLENHESRAAVYYWKNIFNIPNFIRNQHGDAPNNLLNYGYAILRGITARALISSGILPSVGIFHHNKYNAYCLADDIMEPYRVFVDMLVREIVEKEYTIKELTTELKMELLKIPAMDVLIDGKKSPLMVALSRTTNSLYECFSGKSRKILYPILK; encoded by the coding sequence ATGATAAAGCGTACATTATTTTTTAGCAACCCAACTTATTTAAGCACCAAAAATAAGCAGTTGATAATTCAATATCCAGAGGAGGATAAAGAGATGAAAACTGTACCAATTGAAGATATTGGAATGTTGGTGTTAGAAAATCAACAAATTACGATTACCAATGGTTTATTAGCTAAATTAGTACAGCATAAAGCAGCTATTGTTAGTTGTGATGCCTTTCATTTACCAATAAGCTTATTACAACCTTTGGTAGGGCATAGTGAGCAGGCTGAACGATTTAGAAATCAATTAAACGCCAGTATTCCATTAAAAAAGAATTTATGGCAACAAACAATCAATGCAAAAATAACGAACCAGGCAGCTCATTTAGATTTGATACATATTCCTTCAAGGAAGATGTATAAATGGGCTTCCGAAGTAAAAAGTGGAGATTTAGAAAATCATGAAAGTAGAGCCGCTGTTTATTACTGGAAAAATATATTTAATATTCCAAATTTCATAAGAAATCAGCATGGAGATGCGCCAAATAATTTATTAAATTATGGTTATGCTATTTTAAGAGGCATTACCGCTAGAGCTTTGATAAGTTCTGGAATACTGCCAAGTGTGGGTATTTTTCATCATAATAAATACAATGCGTATTGTTTGGCTGATGATATTATGGAGCCATATCGGGTTTTTGTAGATATGTTGGTGAGGGAAATAGTAGAAAAAGAATATACTATTAAAGAATTAACGACCGAATTAAAAATGGAATTATTAAAAATTCCAGCAATGGATGTGCTAATTGATGGTAAAAAAAGCCCATTAATGGTAGCTTTAAGTAGAACCACCAATAGTTTGTATGAATGTTTTTCAGGAAAAAGTAGAAAAATTTTATATCCAATACTTAAGTAG
- the cyoE gene encoding heme o synthase yields the protein MNFSAIFSDFKQLTKVGLSLSVVFSSIAGYLLAAEKIEIYTLILLAIGGYLMVGASNAFNQIIEKDTDALMKRTKNRPLPTGRMHVSMALVIAITFTIVGLAILYSINPKSALFGAISIFLYTSIYTPLKAVTPLAVFVGAIPGAIPFMLGWVAATNNFSIEPGMLFLIQFFWQFPHFWAIAWLQYDEYKKAGFNLMPMGQKNKKAVIQIIIYTCCLIIVSIIPVLKLTGSFYIYPITALILVALGSTMLYYALKLYKHQTNKEARQLMLSSVLYITLIQVIYVVDKFLH from the coding sequence ATGAATTTCTCAGCAATTTTTAGTGATTTTAAACAATTAACAAAAGTAGGTTTATCACTTAGTGTTGTATTTTCTTCTATTGCAGGTTATTTATTAGCTGCCGAAAAAATTGAAATTTACACACTAATTCTATTAGCTATTGGAGGTTATTTAATGGTTGGGGCTTCTAATGCTTTTAACCAAATTATAGAAAAAGATACCGATGCTTTAATGAAACGTACTAAAAACAGACCATTACCAACAGGTAGAATGCACGTTTCTATGGCTCTTGTTATTGCAATTACATTTACAATTGTTGGATTAGCAATTCTGTATAGTATCAACCCTAAAAGTGCTTTATTTGGCGCTATCTCTATATTTTTATATACAAGTATTTACACACCTTTAAAAGCAGTTACACCTTTAGCTGTTTTTGTGGGCGCTATTCCAGGTGCCATTCCTTTTATGTTGGGTTGGGTTGCAGCCACAAATAATTTCTCTATAGAGCCAGGAATGTTATTTTTAATTCAGTTTTTTTGGCAATTTCCACATTTCTGGGCTATTGCTTGGTTACAATACGATGAGTATAAAAAGGCAGGTTTTAACCTAATGCCAATGGGACAAAAAAACAAAAAAGCAGTTATTCAAATTATAATTTACACTTGCTGTTTAATTATTGTTTCAATAATACCAGTTTTAAAATTAACAGGAAGTTTTTATATTTACCCAATTACTGCTTTAATTTTAGTTGCTTTAGGTAGTACAATGCTGTATTATGCATTAAAATTATACAAACATCAAACAAATAAAGAAGCCAGACAATTAATGTTATCAAGTGTTTTATACATTACATTAATTCAGGTAATTTATGTAGTAGATAAATTTTTACACTAA
- a CDS encoding cytochrome c oxidase subunit 3: MEATVATKTNGKIWDGGSNKPLGASYGKMMMWFFILSDALTFSGFLAAYGLIRFKFIESWPIADEVFTHFPFLHGVHAPMYYVALMTFILIFSSVTMVLAVDAGHQMNKKKVTFYMFLTIIGGLIFLGSQGWEWKNFINGSYGAVQLNDGKIVQFVDATGHQVSLESFAKSSNSERTLHTKDKGLWFVEESALAAFTVKEVIDGFNANPDISIRTELINPETKKKTIIPRENAMAYLNEAKMVVNGANLKVNEYGKTIFADFFFFITGFHGFHVFTGVLINIIIFFNVIIGTYERRGHYEMVEKVGLYWHFVDLVWVFVFTFFYLV, translated from the coding sequence ATGGAAGCAACTGTTGCTACTAAAACTAATGGAAAAATTTGGGATGGTGGATCTAACAAACCATTAGGTGCTAGCTATGGTAAAATGATGATGTGGTTCTTTATTTTATCAGATGCACTTACATTCTCAGGATTTTTAGCTGCCTACGGACTAATACGATTTAAATTTATTGAATCTTGGCCAATTGCAGATGAAGTATTTACGCATTTCCCTTTTTTACACGGAGTACACGCTCCAATGTATTATGTGGCTTTAATGACCTTTATTTTAATATTTTCATCCGTAACAATGGTGTTAGCTGTGGATGCTGGTCATCAAATGAATAAAAAGAAAGTGACATTTTATATGTTTCTTACTATAATTGGTGGGCTTATATTCTTAGGTTCTCAAGGTTGGGAATGGAAAAATTTTATTAACGGATCTTATGGAGCTGTACAACTAAACGATGGTAAAATTGTTCAATTTGTTGACGCTACAGGCCATCAAGTTTCTTTAGAAAGTTTTGCCAAATCTTCAAATTCGGAAAGAACGCTACACACAAAAGATAAAGGATTATGGTTTGTTGAAGAATCTGCACTAGCAGCTTTTACAGTAAAAGAAGTAATAGATGGATTTAATGCAAATCCAGACATTTCAATAAGAACTGAACTTATCAATCCAGAAACAAAAAAGAAAACTATTATACCGCGTGAAAATGCAATGGCCTACTTAAACGAAGCTAAAATGGTAGTTAATGGAGCTAATTTAAAAGTAAATGAATACGGTAAAACTATATTTGCCGATTTCTTTTTCTTTATAACTGGTTTTCATGGATTTCACGTATTTACAGGGGTTTTAATTAATATTATTATCTTTTTTAATGTAATTATAGGAACTTACGAACGTAGAGGACATTATGAAATGGTTGAAAAAGTAGGTTTATACTGGCATTTTGTAGATTTAGTTTGGGTATTTGTATTTACATTTTTCTATCTAGTTTAA
- a CDS encoding cytochrome c oxidase subunit 3, translating to MKVTLDEEYKQAKKKSAKPMLWVSMISMTMMFAGLTSAYVVSRKRADWVAFDLPNAFYTSTILIIISSITFLLAKFFIKKDNRQLTTITLLTTLILGIGFVYFQFEGFNQLFNAGFVFAGEQSTVKSSFIIGISLAHIAHVAAGIIVLLVVTTNHFLKKYNSKNTLGLELGAIFWHFVDILWIYLFLFFYFIR from the coding sequence ATGAAAGTTACTTTAGACGAAGAATATAAACAAGCCAAAAAAAAGTCTGCTAAACCAATGCTATGGGTTTCTATGATTAGTATGACTATGATGTTTGCAGGTTTAACAAGTGCCTATGTTGTTAGTAGAAAAAGAGCTGACTGGGTTGCTTTTGATTTACCAAATGCATTTTATACAAGTACAATATTAATTATTATAAGTAGTATTACTTTTTTACTAGCTAAATTTTTTATTAAAAAAGACAACCGACAGTTAACAACCATCACTCTTTTAACTACCTTAATTTTAGGAATTGGTTTTGTATATTTTCAATTCGAAGGTTTTAATCAATTATTTAATGCTGGATTTGTTTTTGCTGGCGAACAAAGCACTGTAAAATCATCTTTCATTATTGGTATTTCTCTTGCACATATTGCACATGTTGCCGCTGGAATTATTGTGCTTTTGGTTGTAACTACAAATCACTTTCTAAAAAAATACAATTCTAAAAATACACTTGGACTAGAATTAGGTGCTATTTTCTGGCATTTTGTTGATATCCTATGGATTTATCTGTTTTTATTTTTCTATTTTATCAGATAA